The segment CGTGCGCCGCGACGACGCTTACGGCTCGCGGGTGCTCGATGTGAAGAGCGGCGAGACGCTGGAGGTCGATCAGCCGGTCTATGCCCTTTCGCCCGATGGGAAGAGTGCGGTGACGGCCGATTTTCGCCGGATCAATGACGTGCGGCCGGGCTATGGTTACGTCGGGCTGCCCGATCCGCATGCGGCCGATAACGCTCCGGACGACTCGGGCATTTTCTTCGTCGATCTGACGACCGGCAAGTCAAAGCTGATTCTGTCGCTCGCCCAAATCGTGAAGGTGGGGACGGTGCCGTGGGATGGGCCCGGCGTGAAGCATTATGTGAATCACCTGCTGGTCAACCCGGACGGGACGCGGTTCGAGTTTTTGCATCGCAGCCGGATCGCCGAAGGGAAATGGAAGACCCGGATGCTGACGGCGAAGCTGGATGGGAGCGACGTGCGGGTGCTGGACGCCAACGGGATGACGTCGCATTTCATCTGGCGCGATCCGCAGCATCTGTTGGCCTGGAGCGATCAGCCGTCGCACGGCCCGGCGTTCTACGTTTTCAGCGACGAGGCGCAGCCGACGATCGAAGCGGTTGGGACCGACGTGATGAAGCGGGACGGGCACTGCACTTACTTGCCGAATCGGGACTGGATTGTGAACGACACCTATCCCGACGCCGAGCGGTTCCAGACGGTCTACCTGTACCATGTGCCGACCGGCAAACGAGTCGACGTCGCCAAGTTCCACGCGCCGAAGGCGTACACCGGCGAATGGCGATGCGATACGCACCCGCGTCATAGCCCCGACGGCAAGCAGCTGGTGGTCGACGCCCCGTTTGAAGACCAAGGTCGGCAGCTGCACGTGGTCGACATCTCGTCGATCGTCGGGTAGACGCCACCGCGACGGCGAACAATTCTGCTTGACAAAGCGCACGGAAATGTGGTCGATTTCGTGCGGCTGAGAAAGCGCCGCGTCTATCTATCGGCGGCGCTGCGGGGACGTTGTGCGCGGCGCCCTTTCGGCCAACGGGAGCAACTCCCGCCTCTTTGAAAATTCGTCGCCGTCCGGTCCAGCGTCGGGAGCCAGGTGGATGGGTTGCGCCTCTGAAAAAAAATGCGCGCGGTCCAGTCCACTGTCCGTTTGGGCGCGAATGAATTTTGTCGGTCGAGGAGAGTCCGGCAAAAAAAAGTGCGCGCCGAGTCCAGTCCACTGCCGCTTTGGGTAGGGTGCGTCTGGTCGCACCGAGAACCTGCGCTGACGTGGGATTCTTGCCTCGCGTGGAAACGCAAATGCAGCAAGAGGTTGCGTCGCCAAATGGACTTTTACCGCGCTGCTGGGCCGGGTTGCGGTGCGTCTCGACGCACCCTACGAGAATCGCCGCGGGAAAAAAAATGGGCGTGAGCGGTCCATACTATTGAGGTCCGTTGATGGGTGAGTGGGAGATGCTCGTCCTGTGAAGACACGGCTCACAGAGCCGTGGCACCCAGAAAAAAAGTGGCGGTCTGGTCCAGTCCGGAGGGGGAGATCGCAGCCGGTTTGTGGTGATGGGGGCGGGGGATTTTGCTTTTCGGCAAGGCTTGGGTCGTCGTATGATGAGGGTCCCCTCACATCACCCTCCTATCGAAGAGACCCACCCATGGCTTTCCCCTCTTTACGCGCGACGTTTGTCGCTGGTTTTGTTTGGTTGACTCTGACGACGTTGGCGTCGGATGCGTTCGCCAAGACGATTGCCGTGCCGGGCGACTTCCCGGCGATTCAAGCCGCGATCGATGCGGCCGAAACGGGCGATACCGTGCTGGTCAAAGCCGGCGTCTATCGCGAACGGATCAAGCTGAAGGCCGGCGTCACGCTGAAGAGCGACGGGAACGACACGCGGGGCGAACGCGGGTTGGCTCGCGCCGAAGGGACGATCCTGGATGGGAAAGAGCTGGAAGGCGAAGGCTCGGCGGTGACGATGGCCGCCGACGCGGTGCTCGACGGCTTCACGATCCGCAACTTCGGCCATTACGACGAAGCGGAATGGCAGCGGAATTACGATACCCAGGGGAACCTGCAGTCGCATGAGCACATCGGCGCGAGCCCGGCGCCGGGGATCTCGATCCCGGACGTCACGTGCGTGGTGAAGCACAACCTGGTGCATCATATCGGCGACACGGGGATCGGCGCCTTCGGCAGCGCCGACAGCATGGCGAAACCGCACATCTACCGCAACGTCTGCTACCGCAACATGGGCGGCGGCATCGGCGCGATGCGGCAGACGAAGGCGACGATCGAAGAGAACGACTGCTTCGAGAACTTCTACGCCGGCATCGGACATAACCACGCCAGCCCCATGGTGATCAACAACACGTGCTACGCCAACATCCGGGCCGGCATCGGGATCAGTGAAGGTTCGTCCCCAACGGTCAAGGGGAACCGCTGCTACAAGAACCGGCGAGCCGGCATCGGCGTGCGAACCGAAGCGACGACCAAGCCGATGATTGAAGGGAACGAGTGCTACGACAACGACATGGCCGGGATCGGCGCCGAGGAAGACGCGGCGCCGACGATCGTGAAGAACAAGTGCTACCGCAACAAGCTGGCCGGCATCGGCGTGCGGCATGCAACCGCGGAGATCAGGGAGAACGAATGCTATGAGAATGGAGCGGCCGGGATCGGCTTGGACAACGCCTCCGGCAAGCTGATCGCGAATTACGTCCATGAAAACAAGACGGCTGGACTTGGCTTCGCCAACAGCGATAAGGGCGAGGCGCTGGTAGTGAAAAACCGGGTGATCGACAACAAGCAAGTGGCGATCGGAGTTCATTCCGGCTGGAACGTGACGATGGTTGAAAACGAGATCTCGCGAGCCGGCGGCATGCCCCCGCTGGTGATGATCTTCGCGGATTCGAAGGTGATGATGGGAGGCGATAAGCTGACCGGGGGCGGCGTCGCCGGCGTGCGGGTCGAAGGAGAGGTTCGGATCGATCGCTGCGAGCTCAACGGCACGCAGTTCCGCAAAGTTGGCCCGCCTAACTTCGCAGTCTGGGCCCTGCCTGGCTCGAAGGTCGAGCTGATCGGCAACACGTTCGACAACTGGCGCCATGCGCTGGTTGCGCAAGAGTGCGAGATCTCGGCGGTCGAGAACCAGGTAAAACGCTTCCATCAGACGGCGTTTGTCCTGCAGAACATGACGGCGAAGTCAGAAGTGCTGCGGAACCAGGTCTTCACCGGGGACGCAAAGGCGCAGGTCGTGAAGGTGAACGGGGCCGAGAAGTTTCCGGTGGTGGAGGAAGAGAACGAGATTCGAGCGGAAGATGGGAAGAAGTAGTGAGGAGAAGAAGTTCGCGATGGCCGCTGGGTGATGTAGAATAACGCCACTGCCCACCGGGCGGTCCATTACGATGGTCGCCTCTCCCCTCCCCTCTCATCATGCTTGGTTCGATATGAAATCGCGTTGTCTGCGGAGTCTGCTTGTCCTGACTGGTTTGGCCCTGGGAGCGATGGCTGCGGCCGACGAGTATCCCGTGCCGCCAAACTCGGAACGCTCGACCGAATCGCCCATGGCGCCAAGCGAAGTAGCCGCGACGGCGAAGTTGCCGCCGGGGTTTCGGCTTTCGGTCGTCGCTGCGGAACCGGAAGTGCGGAATCCGATCGCGATGACGATGGACGAACGCGGGCGACTCTGGGTGGCTGAGAACCACAGTTGGGCTGGCGGCGGATTCGGCGGATTCAACGACGACGTTCGCGATCGGATTTTGATCTTTGAAGATGCGGACGGTGATGGAACGTACGAGAAGC is part of the Blastopirellula sediminis genome and harbors:
- a CDS encoding right-handed parallel beta-helix repeat-containing protein; its protein translation is MAFPSLRATFVAGFVWLTLTTLASDAFAKTIAVPGDFPAIQAAIDAAETGDTVLVKAGVYRERIKLKAGVTLKSDGNDTRGERGLARAEGTILDGKELEGEGSAVTMAADAVLDGFTIRNFGHYDEAEWQRNYDTQGNLQSHEHIGASPAPGISIPDVTCVVKHNLVHHIGDTGIGAFGSADSMAKPHIYRNVCYRNMGGGIGAMRQTKATIEENDCFENFYAGIGHNHASPMVINNTCYANIRAGIGISEGSSPTVKGNRCYKNRRAGIGVRTEATTKPMIEGNECYDNDMAGIGAEEDAAPTIVKNKCYRNKLAGIGVRHATAEIRENECYENGAAGIGLDNASGKLIANYVHENKTAGLGFANSDKGEALVVKNRVIDNKQVAIGVHSGWNVTMVENEISRAGGMPPLVMIFADSKVMMGGDKLTGGGVAGVRVEGEVRIDRCELNGTQFRKVGPPNFAVWALPGSKVELIGNTFDNWRHALVAQECEISAVENQVKRFHQTAFVLQNMTAKSEVLRNQVFTGDAKAQVVKVNGAEKFPVVEEENEIRAEDGKK